Part of the Deltaproteobacteria bacterium genome, GTCGGAGATTGAATGGGTAGTAATCGATGAGGTGCAAAAAATACCTGCTTTGCTCGATGTTGTTCACAAACTAATAGAGTCAACTAACGTAAAATTTGCCCTTACGGGTTCGAGCGCACGAAAGCTAAAGCGCGGAGGAGCTAACCTTTTAGCAGGTCGAGCTTTTATATATAATCTTTACCCCTTAACTCACATTGAATTTGGCGATCAATTTTCTCTAAAAGAATCATTGACATGGGGAACGTTGCCACGCTTGCAGCGCTATCAGCAACGTGAGGAAAGGGAACGATTTTTGGAGAGTTATTGCCATACATATCTGCGCGAGGAAGTAGTTGCTGAACAATTGGTGCGAAATGTGCGGCCTTTTCGCAAGTTTCTAGAGATTGCCGCTCAACAGGATGGCGATATCATAAACTATTCTAAGCTTGCTAGGGCAATTGGCGTCGACGATAAAACTGTTGTGACGTATTACGAGATTCTCGAAGATACTTTAATAGGAATTAGGCTTTCAGCTTATGATAGATCGCTTCGCAAACAGTATATCAAGAGTCCTAAGTTCTATCTTTTTGACTGCGGAGTTAGTCGTGCATTAGCCAATCATCTACATTTAGATGTCGTTGCCGGGACA contains:
- a CDS encoding ATP-binding protein, with the translated sequence MYPRLLNILKTNSFFLFGPRGSGKTTLLESIFEGEKKLWIDLLEPSAADRYFLSPEKLLIEVRSVASEIEWVVIDEVQKIPALLDVVHKLIESTNVKFALTGSSARKLKRGGANLLAGRAFIYNLYPLTHIEFGDQFSLKESLTWGTLPRLQRYQQREERERFLESYCHTYLREEVVAEQLVRNVRPFRKFLEIAAQQDGDIINYSKLARAIGVDDKTVVTYYEILEDTLIGIRLSAYDRSLRKQYIKSPKFYLFDCGVSRALANHLHLDVVAGTYSYGKRFEQLVILEIFRLNEYLRKKFQLSYFQSKDGLEIDLVLERPGSYRIFVEIKSSDSIDASDISNLRQLSKEFIDTKCYCLSQVPLTSEIDNVKIMPWQNGIREILKIDDS